CTTTATATCTTTCGGAATATAAAAAACAGCGATAATGCGAATGGTTTGGAGGTAATAAAAGCGGACAGACAGCCTGTTGGTTATTATGGAGATAATGAAAAACCTTTTACCAACCACCACCTGCAACTGCGAAAGGGAGATACTCTTTACATTTTTTCAGATGGCTATCAAGACCAGTTTGGTGGATCTGAGGGGGGGAAATTCAGTCCCGGTCAATTCAGGGAACTGTTATTTTCTGTGCAGGATAAGAAGATGTCTGAACAACATGACGTCCTTGATAAAACTATTGAGGACTGGAAAGGAAATGAAGAGCAGCTTGATGATATATTGGTGATTGG
The DNA window shown above is from Cytophagales bacterium and carries:
- a CDS encoding SpoIIE family protein phosphatase, with product MRDTTVIAACDCTGHGVPGAFMSMIGSRLLDDIVYDKKVTDAAQVLNQLRKGVIHAFGKAGATGKQQDGMDMALISLKFRKSDAIATSDGIATLQYAGAYNPLYIFRNIKNSDNANGLEVIKADRQPVGYYGDNEKPFTNHHLQLRKGDTLYIFSDGYQDQFGGSEGGKFSPGQFRELLFSVQDKKMSEQHDVLDKTIEDWKGNEEQLDDILVIGVRI